The nucleotide window GTGTACGTACGGTTCGGAGGGGAGTTCACGGAAACCTAATATGGTAACATATCAAGGCGCCGGGTGCTTACCCTACACTATTGATAATGAACTGTGCATACAAAATTGTGTTTGCCGCTGGCATCGTTGTAGTCGCAAAATCCCATTTGTTGCCTCCGGTTACCGCATCATACCAACCGGTAAATGTATAGCCGGTTTTCACAGCATCTGCCGGAGCAGTTGCTGTGCTATTATAATTGATAGTTTGCGCTGCCGGCTTGGATCCTTCACCGCCGTTGCTGGCAATATCGAAACTCAATGTGTATTGATTTACTGTATATTGAGCAAATAACGTTAAGTTATTTGCCGGCATTGTTCCAATAGTAAAATTCCACTGATTTCCGCCAGTTGCTGCATCATACCAACCATTGAAAGTATAACCAGTCTTCACTGGTGCCGCTGGCTCAGTAATTGTGTCACCATAAGTAACTGAAGAAGTAGTTTCAACGCCATCATTATTGAATGTTAACGTGTAATTATTAATAGTAAATTGGGCATATAGGGTAACATTTGTTGCCGGCATTGTGTTGGTAGAAAAATTCCACTGATTTCCACCAGTTGCTGCATCATACCAGCCGGTAAAAGTATATCCGGTTTTTACCGGCGTGGCAGGTGTCGACGCTGTATTACCATAATTAATTGTCTGCGTAGTTGGTGCTACGCCTTCACCACCATTGCTGGCAATATCAAATGTTAACGTATACTGGTTTACAGTATACTGCGCATATAGTGTATCATCTGCTGCACCTACAGTATATGGAAAAGCAACTTTGCTACCGCCGCTTGTTGCGGTAAACCAACCATTATAAGTGTACCCTTCGCGGATTACCTCAGGTTCAGTCATAATCTGCTCACCAGGATATCTTTTTATTGTTGTTTCTGCTGTACTTCCGCCTTGCGCATTCATTGTTACTGTTGTTGGGGTAATAATCCCGGCATTAACAACGATACTGCTTGCACTACTTGGTGTAATACTAGCCGTTTTCGCACTCTTATGATCACTAGTTTCAGTAGGCGTTGAACCACCGCTAGTCACCGGACTAAAACGAGTTGAATCATCAGTATTAGGATTAGTAAATACAATATCAACATTTTGATTCTTATCCAGTCCGAAGAACTCATAAACACCATCTACACCATTTTTTTCATGACTGACAACTGTATCAAGCAAATTGCTAGTTCCCGCTTCATACACACGCACCGTCACACCATTGCGTCCGGATTCACCAGCATCTTGGAGCCCATTCCGGTTTAGATCATTAAATACCGTTCCGGTAACGATTCCGGTTTTCAGGCGAATCGCTACTGGTTCACTTGGATTATAACCAGCACTGCCATCAATCACGCGGTGAATCCGCGCTGAATAAATATTTGTCTTCCCGGCATTAGCTTCAGGATTTGGATCAGTCAATGCTAACGGGAACTCAACAACATCATTCGTGCCATCAACAATACTGTCAGTAGTAGTAATTTTTACCATACGAATATCATTTTTATCAGCAATAGCATCCCACGAAACAAATTCGGACGAGTCCTTATTTGTTTCGTAACTTGTTGCATATAGAATCTGGTAATTTAAAGCATTAACATCTGTGTTTAGTTCTTCTAAAAGTGACACTGTCCACTCAAATGGTGTTTTCTGCAAATGAATTCCGGAATTGAAATCCGCTGGATTATCTGGCATTAAGTTTGTTGCTTCGCCAGCTTTTGGTATTGGTACCAAGGCCGTGTAACCATCAATTGTTTGTCCGGAATTATTAGTCACTGTTAATTGATATTTAGCATTTCCCTCAGGATTTAAATTAATAATTTCTTTTTGCGTCATATAATCATAGCTGACCCATGGACCATCATTTAAGTTTGCCGCACTGGTAACCGTAAAACTTTTTTGCGCCTGAATTTTTAATGTTGTTGTTGATGATGGAGTACCAACTGCTTTGATAGTATTACCACTTCCATCAACATTGAAAATATTGGCATTATTATATTGATTATTACCACCATTGCCACCAACCGCTACAACACTCATTCCATTCATTGGTAAAATTTGAGCGATATCTTTACTCGGAATGCTGGTTGTTGGTGCTGTCGGTTTTATTTTTACACTATAATCAACCTGAATGGCTGGGTAATAATTTAAAGTACTATTAAAACTTCCTAACTTAACTTCCGGAAGCGTCAGTCTGTAAACCCGATTTCCAGTATTATCAGTTGTTGGTGTTACCGTCATTTCGGCACTATCCACTGTATATACTTCATTACCCCAAGTAACCTTGATTGAACTCTGATCAACGATTAAATATTCACCTTCACGCAAATAGATTTCAAACCCGGTAACTACTCCAGCACTATCATAAGTATAAATATATGAATTTTTATTAAACCTTATACTCATCGGAACTATTGTTCCTGAACTTTTTACCGTGCTGCTAAAGCTTTCAGTTGTACTAAAAGTAATCTTCTTAGCATCGACAACAGTCATTGTATTGGTAGCATGCTTGGCACTTGCATCGGTAAATGATTTATCACTATCAACCATTGATGCAGTCGCAGTGAATTTATTAGTTGCCGGACGACTAATCATGTGCCCAAAATATTCCAACACTAATGCGTAGTAATCTGTTAAAGGTCCAACGCTGCCATTCATACTATCTGGAGCATTAGTTCCGGCCGGAATAGTATCAGCTGTATAAGTAATATCAGCTATATACTCATCGTCAGTTATAGTCCCCAAATTCGCCAAAACAATATTTGCCAACCTGATTCTTCTAGTTGAATTATATGTTCCAGTCAATTCATTAATTGTGAAAGTCTGCCCTTTATTAGTTGTAATTACGATATTTGTCGCTTTGGCGCCAAATGCGATACGTACTGCCTTAACACCATAAGAAGCATCATCGAATTTCATTTGAATATTCTGTGCTGCAGAGTCATTAGGAGTTAAATTAGTAAGTGCAAATCCACCTAAGGGAACAATATCTTCACTATCTTGCAATGGATTATAGGCAAAATTAGTGTTGCCTGATATACCGGCTAAAGCAACATTACTGGCAGTTGATGAACTTACAATAATTGTCGGCCATGCTGCTGTTGCCGTTGGATATAGAGCAAAATTAGGATAG belongs to Culicoidibacter larvae and includes:
- a CDS encoding InlB B-repeat-containing protein; the encoded protein is MSKNIFKRFFAVAIALLVLSAQINIPVSAFTGENDTITEADANQDESAANANEQEATTDDTEVAGENAVEAVEVGNGAAATRSLLRAEVKPFATFDGQDLSTADNSVTYQNYTSSISSQTLEISAPITDSPTITSHQLVIRIENGLAIESGPGLKSNGAYNGNTVKWIFDASSPTLPDDLQGKIIGATWTPDPIIKGFYQPASGTLTYDIAPGTTAINLSLAIKSDIGFNLTDSQISYTNPITVQKLENGSVVTEEKLENYTISGLYRPVIYSHGSTQSMYVKPGETVAINNFLDQAGASVPLNQYKDVLYEEITFTWKIDKNAGLQGIKPNGKYSTSNMIVAVDRTSDSQYDLVTMTLDKAPVGNQYFSFQFQPPADAADGTYQLLLVDSKTKLYGHSEYINYPNFALYPTATAAWPTIIVSSSTASNVALAGISGNTNFAYNPLQDSEDIVPLGGFALTNLTPNDSAAQNIQMKFDDASYGVKAVRIAFGAKATNIVITTNKGQTFTINELTGTYNSTRRIRLANIVLANLGTITDDEYIADITYTADTIPAGTNAPDSMNGSVGPLTDYYALVLEYFGHMISRPATNKFTATASMVDSDKSFTDASAKHATNTMTVVDAKKITFSTTESFSSTVKSSGTIVPMSIRFNKNSYIYTYDSAGVVTGFEIYLREGEYLIVDQSSIKVTWGNEVYTVDSAEMTVTPTTDNTGNRVYRLTLPEVKLGSFNSTLNYYPAIQVDYSVKIKPTAPTTSIPSKDIAQILPMNGMSVVAVGGNGGNNQYNNANIFNVDGSGNTIKAVGTPSSTTTLKIQAQKSFTVTSAANLNDGPWVSYDYMTQKEIINLNPEGNAKYQLTVTNNSGQTIDGYTALVPIPKAGEATNLMPDNPADFNSGIHLQKTPFEWTVSLLEELNTDVNALNYQILYATSYETNKDSSEFVSWDAIADKNDIRMVKITTTDSIVDGTNDVVEFPLALTDPNPEANAGKTNIYSARIHRVIDGSAGYNPSEPVAIRLKTGIVTGTVFNDLNRNGLQDAGESGRNGVTVRVYEAGTSNLLDTVVSHEKNGVDGVYEFFGLDKNQNVDIVFTNPNTDDSTRFSPVTSGGSTPTETSDHKSAKTASITPSSASSIVVNAGIITPTTVTMNAQGGSTAETTIKRYPGEQIMTEPEVIREGYTYNGWFTATSGGSKVAFPYTVGAADDTLYAQYTVNQYTLTFDIASNGGEGVAPTTQTINYGNTASTPATPVKTGYTFTGWYDAATGGNQWNFSTNTMPATNVTLYAQFTINNYTLTFNNDGVETTSSVTYGDTITEPAAPVKTGYTFNGWYDAATGGNQWNFTIGTMPANNLTLFAQYTVNQYTLSFDIASNGGEGSKPAAQTINYNSTATAPADAVKTGYTFTGWYDAVTGGNKWDFATTTMPAANTILYAQFIINSVG